One genomic region from Paracoccus pantotrophus encodes:
- a CDS encoding head maturation protease, ClpP-related — protein sequence MAKNHMPVAHFGVRPDDVRAECAPPKAFEKWQPELRARAEAVGDDSGPFAIDVMDVIGDTWDGYGVTGRKVGALLRAAGEREVVVNINSPGGDVFEGLAIYNMLRGHKADVTVRIVGLAASAASVIAMAGDRVEIARAGFLMIHNTWVYAIGDRHDLATVAGQLGAFDEVMAELYSLRTKIDAGQIGQMMDRETWISGRAAIDQGFADDLLAADAIEVSEKAKAQAPQTKTIARIEAALSRDGMTRSERRAAIKALTSKPSAADDDMPRAVETMASLTGWAKSLTAKMEN from the coding sequence ATGGCCAAGAACCACATGCCGGTCGCGCATTTCGGTGTGCGGCCCGACGACGTGCGCGCCGAATGCGCCCCGCCCAAGGCTTTCGAGAAGTGGCAGCCCGAACTGCGCGCCCGCGCCGAGGCGGTGGGCGATGATAGCGGCCCCTTCGCCATCGACGTGATGGATGTGATCGGCGACACCTGGGACGGCTACGGCGTGACCGGGCGCAAGGTGGGGGCGCTGCTGCGCGCTGCCGGCGAGCGCGAGGTGGTGGTCAACATCAACAGCCCGGGCGGCGACGTGTTCGAGGGGCTGGCGATCTACAACATGCTGCGCGGGCACAAGGCGGACGTGACGGTGCGCATCGTCGGTCTTGCCGCCTCTGCCGCCTCGGTGATCGCCATGGCCGGGGACCGCGTGGAAATCGCCCGGGCCGGCTTCCTGATGATCCACAACACCTGGGTCTATGCCATCGGTGACCGGCACGACCTCGCCACGGTTGCCGGCCAGCTCGGCGCCTTCGACGAGGTGATGGCCGAACTCTATTCGCTGCGCACCAAGATCGATGCCGGCCAGATCGGTCAGATGATGGATCGCGAGACCTGGATCTCCGGCCGCGCGGCCATAGACCAGGGTTTCGCCGACGATCTTCTGGCCGCGGATGCCATCGAGGTTTCCGAAAAGGCCAAGGCTCAGGCGCCGCAGACCAAAACCATCGCGCGCATCGAGGCGGCACTCTCCCGGGACGGGATGACCCGGTCTGAACGCCGCGCCGCGATCAAGGCTCTTACCAGCAAGCCGAGCGCTGCTGACGACGACATGCCGCGCGCTGTCGAGACCATGGCCAGCCTGACCGGGTGGGCCAAATCCCTAACGGCCAAGATGGAGAACTGA
- a CDS encoding HK97-gp10 family putative phage morphogenesis protein, with the protein MVNGIPEVQAMFRRKAAKVAAAAKAQARVGGEQVASAMRYLAPREDGALIRSIRVEDASSVTTSRGERGFLGVVVKAGDETTIVTNESGGRFQNAKLQEHGTKNMPASPYFNPAWRANRTRVRSAITRAVRKAWVSG; encoded by the coding sequence ATGGTTAACGGCATTCCCGAAGTTCAGGCTATGTTCAGGCGCAAGGCTGCAAAGGTGGCGGCGGCGGCCAAGGCCCAAGCCCGCGTCGGCGGTGAGCAGGTGGCTTCTGCCATGCGATACCTGGCGCCGCGTGAGGATGGCGCGCTGATCCGGTCCATTCGCGTTGAGGATGCCAGTTCAGTTACGACCAGTCGCGGCGAAAGAGGTTTTCTGGGCGTGGTGGTTAAGGCGGGGGACGAGACGACTATCGTCACGAATGAAAGCGGCGGTCGGTTCCAGAACGCGAAATTGCAAGAACACGGCACCAAGAACATGCCAGCCAGCCCGTATTTCAATCCGGCTTGGCGAGCGAACCGGACCCGTGTCCGTTCGGCAATCACCCGGGCCGTTCGCAAAGCATGGGTCAGCGGTTAA
- a CDS encoding terminase large subunit domain-containing protein gives MSAIEALPRFACPDWWEKLQAGEVPIADVPVNEAKAARVLAFFNRLRLPDVPGNPPMSEACGDWFKTILVVFFASEDPETHRELVWELLCMVPKKNSKSTYVAALGLTALYMEEAPNRQMLLVGPSQNISERCFDQAQGMINLDDKLKLIFKVQEHLKTVTRRKTGSKLEVKTFDTSIVTGEIPVLTIIDELHELGKKAKAAKVMQQIRGGGITKVRGKVLMITTQSDEMPTGIWKSELKKARAIRDGKAGPAPIMLPVLYEFPEEFQRNEKYWRDRDNWHLVLPNLGLSIDEQALEDDYENNGKVSKEAEQIWASQHLNIEIGVGLGGDAWSGAVHWEPAAAGWITLDRLLGESEVCTIGVDWGGADDLAALAVLGRRARDKVWLLWVRAWARETVFKSRPQIADALRGFEEDGDLRVVSSPELQAAEAAEICDRVRLAGRLPEAGGIGLDAAGIALLLDALEEMGMVSPLVQAVQQGWKLQTAISTVPLKLESRRMLHADQPIMNWAVGNAKQELKGSNYMVTKQASGAAKIDPLMAAFDAAMLMFNNPQAAPPIGDFLANPIMVI, from the coding sequence ATGTCCGCCATTGAGGCTCTGCCGCGCTTCGCTTGCCCGGATTGGTGGGAAAAGCTTCAGGCCGGCGAGGTGCCGATCGCCGATGTGCCGGTCAACGAAGCGAAGGCGGCACGGGTGCTGGCGTTCTTCAACCGGTTGCGACTGCCGGACGTGCCAGGCAATCCGCCGATGTCGGAGGCCTGCGGCGACTGGTTCAAGACCATCCTGGTGGTGTTCTTCGCCAGCGAGGATCCGGAGACCCATCGCGAGTTGGTCTGGGAACTGCTCTGCATGGTTCCGAAGAAGAACTCGAAATCCACCTATGTGGCGGCGCTCGGCCTGACGGCGCTCTACATGGAGGAGGCGCCGAACCGGCAGATGCTGCTGGTGGGGCCGAGCCAGAACATCTCAGAGCGTTGCTTCGACCAGGCGCAGGGGATGATCAACCTGGACGACAAGCTGAAGCTGATCTTCAAGGTCCAGGAGCACCTGAAGACGGTGACCCGGCGCAAGACCGGCTCGAAGCTGGAGGTGAAGACCTTCGACACCTCCATCGTCACTGGGGAAATCCCGGTGCTCACCATCATCGACGAGCTGCACGAGCTGGGCAAGAAGGCGAAGGCGGCGAAGGTGATGCAGCAGATCCGCGGCGGCGGCATCACCAAGGTGCGCGGCAAGGTCTTGATGATCACCACCCAGTCGGACGAGATGCCGACGGGGATCTGGAAGTCGGAACTGAAGAAGGCACGGGCCATCCGCGACGGCAAGGCCGGACCGGCGCCGATCATGCTGCCGGTGCTTTACGAGTTCCCCGAGGAATTCCAGCGCAACGAGAAATACTGGCGCGACCGGGACAACTGGCATCTGGTCCTGCCGAATCTCGGCCTGTCGATCGACGAACAGGCGCTCGAGGACGATTACGAGAACAACGGCAAGGTCTCGAAGGAGGCCGAGCAGATCTGGGCCAGCCAGCATCTCAACATCGAGATCGGGGTCGGTCTCGGCGGCGATGCCTGGTCTGGCGCGGTGCATTGGGAACCGGCCGCAGCAGGTTGGATCACCCTCGACCGGCTGCTGGGCGAAAGCGAGGTCTGCACCATCGGCGTGGACTGGGGTGGAGCCGACGACCTCGCGGCGCTCGCGGTGCTGGGCCGGCGGGCGCGAGACAAGGTCTGGCTGCTCTGGGTTCGCGCCTGGGCACGCGAGACGGTGTTCAAGTCCAGGCCGCAGATCGCCGACGCGTTGCGCGGGTTTGAGGAAGACGGCGACCTGCGCGTCGTGTCCTCGCCCGAGCTGCAGGCCGCCGAGGCTGCCGAGATCTGCGACCGGGTGCGGTTGGCCGGGCGGCTGCCCGAGGCCGGCGGCATAGGCCTCGACGCGGCAGGGATCGCGCTTCTGCTCGATGCGCTGGAGGAGATGGGCATGGTCTCGCCCCTGGTGCAGGCGGTGCAGCAGGGCTGGAAGCTCCAGACCGCGATTTCGACGGTGCCGCTGAAGCTGGAGTCGCGGCGCATGCTGCACGCCGACCAGCCGATCATGAACTGGGCGGTCGGCAACGCCAAACAGGAACTCAAGGGGAGCAACTACATGGTGACGAAGCAAGCTTCCGGCGCTGCCAAGATCGATCCCCTGATGGCGGCGTTCGATGCGGCGATGCTGATGTTCAACAACCCGCAGGCCGCACCGCCGATCGGCGACTTCCTGGCCAACCCGATCATGGTGATCTGA
- a CDS encoding DUF3168 domain-containing protein — MIDIEPLIQAIRARLIVQVPALGGRVFDRATEGDETPYAAFDTFYGVAADAECIEAEDWTVQIGIYHSMTSKAEVGKIVGQVKAALHGWADTDALTMHPLRVTLVRVMDDPDGVSVHGVVQVEAMVESDG; from the coding sequence ATGATCGATATCGAGCCATTGATCCAGGCGATCCGCGCCCGGCTGATCGTCCAGGTGCCAGCCTTGGGAGGTCGCGTTTTCGATCGCGCCACCGAGGGCGATGAGACGCCCTATGCCGCTTTCGACACCTTCTATGGCGTGGCGGCGGATGCGGAATGCATCGAGGCCGAGGACTGGACCGTCCAGATCGGCATCTATCACAGCATGACCAGCAAGGCCGAGGTCGGGAAGATCGTTGGCCAGGTGAAAGCCGCCCTGCATGGCTGGGCCGACACCGATGCGCTGACCATGCACCCGCTGCGCGTGACGCTGGTTCGCGTCATGGACGATCCCGACGGCGTGTCGGTGCATGGCGTGGTGCAGGTCGAGGCGATGGTAGAAAGCGATGGTTAA
- a CDS encoding phage major capsid protein, translated as MAFDMEQAFGEFKAEFDKVTGNINKSAQAALDEAKRLGGLTEETKANVDKALAEQGELKARIDEMEASARDLAQRFASGRRSGAGGAKSLGQLVVAEAEEKIKAAAKGGVNGDVSLGFFNAITSLPGSAGELLPERREPEIIAEPDKKLVVKDLITVGETGQPLIKYFREVSRTGAAGIVPDDGTTVKPLIDKTWTSESAEVKTIAGRMEIHKHMLDDIPALRTDIDTTLTYEVNKVENAQILAGDGTGENFSGLITNATAYGQTAREPSGATILDRLRLAMLQVSAAGYVVDAHVLNIWDWAAAEMLKDTTGRYIFGNPFMETPTPRLWGRRVVDTEDMPEGDFLTGAFKLAATYYQRQDIEILLSSENRDNFDKNMLTVRGEKRGVVVVKRPLALCYYTAPGG; from the coding sequence ATGGCCTTTGACATGGAACAGGCGTTCGGCGAGTTCAAAGCCGAATTCGACAAGGTTACCGGCAATATCAACAAGAGCGCCCAGGCCGCGCTGGACGAGGCCAAGCGTCTCGGCGGCCTGACCGAAGAGACCAAGGCGAATGTCGATAAGGCACTTGCCGAGCAGGGCGAGCTGAAGGCGCGCATCGACGAGATGGAGGCTTCCGCCCGTGATCTCGCGCAGCGCTTCGCCAGCGGCCGCCGCAGCGGTGCCGGCGGCGCCAAGTCTCTGGGCCAGTTGGTGGTGGCCGAGGCCGAGGAGAAGATCAAGGCCGCGGCCAAGGGCGGCGTGAACGGCGACGTGTCGTTGGGCTTCTTCAACGCCATCACCTCGCTGCCTGGCTCTGCCGGCGAGCTGCTGCCCGAACGCCGCGAGCCCGAGATCATCGCCGAGCCCGACAAGAAGCTGGTGGTGAAAGACCTGATCACGGTGGGCGAGACGGGCCAGCCGCTGATCAAGTATTTCCGCGAGGTCTCGCGCACGGGCGCCGCCGGCATCGTGCCGGATGACGGCACCACGGTGAAGCCGCTGATCGACAAGACCTGGACCTCGGAATCGGCCGAGGTGAAGACCATCGCCGGCCGGATGGAAATCCACAAGCACATGCTGGACGACATCCCGGCGCTGCGGACCGATATCGACACCACGCTGACCTATGAGGTCAACAAGGTCGAGAACGCGCAGATCCTGGCGGGCGACGGCACTGGAGAGAACTTCTCGGGCCTGATCACCAATGCCACGGCCTATGGCCAGACCGCCCGCGAGCCCTCTGGCGCGACAATCCTCGACCGGTTGCGCCTTGCCATGCTGCAGGTGTCGGCGGCGGGCTATGTCGTCGATGCACATGTCCTGAATATCTGGGACTGGGCCGCGGCCGAGATGCTGAAGGACACGACCGGGCGCTACATCTTCGGCAACCCCTTCATGGAGACGCCGACGCCGCGCCTCTGGGGTCGTCGGGTGGTCGATACCGAGGACATGCCGGAAGGCGATTTCCTGACCGGAGCCTTCAAGCTGGCCGCCACCTACTACCAGCGCCAGGACATCGAGATCCTGCTGTCGTCGGAGAACCGCGACAACTTCGACAAGAACATGCTGACCGTGCGCGGTGAGAAGCGCGGCGTCGTGGTGGTCAAGCGCCCGCTGGCGCTCTGCTACTACACCGCCCCGGGCGGCTGA
- a CDS encoding phage head closure protein — translation MIRAGALTKRAAFSAPFKETDANGKRIQRYDHQFTIWATVRHLRGGESVMQARLVSKSPAIVTVRAFAGSRRITSEWRVVIDGRTYDVKEDPRETQDRAFLEMLAECVG, via the coding sequence ATGATCCGCGCGGGTGCTCTGACCAAGCGGGCCGCGTTCAGCGCGCCGTTCAAGGAGACCGACGCCAACGGCAAGCGCATCCAGCGCTATGATCATCAGTTCACGATCTGGGCGACCGTCCGGCATTTGCGGGGCGGAGAGAGCGTCATGCAGGCGCGGCTGGTCTCGAAAAGCCCAGCCATCGTTACCGTGCGGGCCTTTGCCGGATCACGGCGGATCACGTCGGAATGGCGGGTCGTCATCGACGGCCGGACTTATGACGTGAAGGAAGATCCGCGGGAAACGCAGGATCGGGCTTTCCTCGAAATGCTGGCGGAGTGCGTCGGATGA
- a CDS encoding phage tail protein, with protein MPAVGGWLAAVWTGASAAGAVGAALLKFAVGVAINMAVAKIMAPKGPRPQELQTELRSSNAQRIRHLGRVRSSGAVMFWDWAYVGGERRLFKLLAVAQGGMSNVQQWYLDGEPVEVDANGYVTTAPWNKGNIRLRWRKGIQGDQWDGGDYADLRAAFPSQWTEAHRLRGVGTILATFDAVGGEDIAEVYSGGEPEVSALIDGAGAYWVLDGSTVNGRNPAVHLSDILTNPVYGALAPADIDVSLLAIARTDCSALVPTDGGTRSRYQSGISYALSDPIKDTAQKLLDAMGGRAWITPEGKLAVEAGVWRAPSITIEERHIVEMEYGAGTERINRVTTLVPTYVAPQVRWRETSADPVDDADAIARWGEGQPKSVDLLAVQHHGQAAHVCKQMLARMNPDRRMSIKLRAFGLRLIGERVVAVNLPRLGLASVPFWIDGLAFDGSNITVDLIEAEPASFDWTASEEGEPPAILTDIDRGVATRDVAISGVTLITDDGPVYIRIEGTLAAQRGDRLIAQYRRTGSLVSWTDMISEGTSGNGFSFRTMPLGDLSEYDFRVFFGRYSNGSSGRELQMLSVPVVVTGVDVVANGNPPDEPVVISASGSAGDNLIVTFRVDLGANYHRTGLYRAASGAPFGSATLVKWSFDQSSQVTMTASIPPSGARFWLRSENQSQVASDPVEVGNYPA; from the coding sequence ATGCCAGCAGTAGGAGGATGGCTCGCTGCCGTCTGGACGGGAGCCAGCGCGGCCGGCGCCGTGGGTGCGGCCCTGCTGAAGTTCGCGGTTGGCGTCGCGATCAACATGGCCGTCGCCAAGATCATGGCTCCGAAAGGGCCTCGACCGCAAGAGTTGCAAACCGAGTTGCGGTCCAGCAATGCGCAGCGCATCCGGCATCTCGGCCGCGTCCGGTCCAGCGGCGCGGTCATGTTCTGGGACTGGGCCTATGTCGGCGGTGAACGCCGCCTGTTCAAGCTGCTCGCGGTAGCCCAAGGCGGGATGAGCAATGTCCAGCAATGGTATCTGGACGGCGAGCCCGTCGAGGTCGATGCCAACGGCTATGTCACCACGGCACCGTGGAACAAGGGCAATATCCGTCTCCGCTGGCGGAAAGGCATCCAGGGCGATCAATGGGACGGCGGCGACTATGCCGACCTTCGCGCAGCCTTCCCCTCGCAATGGACCGAGGCGCATCGCCTGCGCGGCGTCGGCACGATCCTGGCCACCTTCGATGCGGTGGGCGGCGAGGATATCGCCGAGGTTTATTCCGGCGGCGAGCCAGAGGTCTCGGCGCTGATCGATGGGGCAGGTGCCTATTGGGTTCTGGATGGCTCGACCGTCAATGGCCGCAATCCAGCAGTGCACCTGTCCGATATCCTGACCAACCCGGTCTATGGCGCTTTGGCTCCAGCCGACATCGATGTGAGTCTGCTCGCCATCGCCCGAACCGATTGCAGTGCCTTGGTCCCGACGGATGGCGGCACGCGCAGCCGCTACCAGTCCGGCATCAGCTACGCGCTGTCCGATCCGATCAAGGATACGGCGCAGAAGCTCCTGGATGCCATGGGCGGCCGGGCTTGGATCACGCCGGAAGGCAAGCTCGCCGTCGAAGCGGGCGTCTGGCGGGCGCCGAGCATCACCATCGAGGAGCGCCATATAGTCGAAATGGAATATGGAGCCGGGACCGAGCGCATCAACCGGGTGACGACCCTGGTGCCGACCTATGTCGCGCCGCAGGTGCGGTGGCGGGAAACCTCGGCCGATCCCGTCGACGATGCCGATGCGATCGCGCGTTGGGGCGAGGGACAGCCAAAAAGCGTGGATCTGCTGGCGGTGCAACATCACGGTCAGGCCGCTCATGTCTGCAAGCAAATGCTGGCACGGATGAACCCGGATCGTCGCATGTCCATCAAGTTGAGGGCTTTTGGCCTGCGGCTGATCGGAGAGCGCGTGGTGGCCGTCAACCTGCCGCGGCTGGGCCTGGCATCGGTGCCGTTCTGGATCGACGGCCTGGCCTTCGACGGGAGCAATATCACGGTCGATCTGATCGAGGCCGAGCCAGCGTCATTCGATTGGACGGCGAGCGAGGAGGGGGAACCGCCGGCCATCCTCACCGATATAGACCGGGGCGTCGCGACGCGAGATGTGGCGATTTCCGGCGTGACCCTGATTACCGACGACGGGCCGGTTTATATCCGGATCGAGGGAACGCTTGCGGCGCAACGCGGTGATCGGCTGATCGCGCAATATCGTCGGACGGGGAGCCTGGTGTCCTGGACCGACATGATCAGCGAGGGCACGTCCGGAAACGGGTTTTCGTTCAGGACGATGCCACTGGGCGACCTGTCCGAATACGATTTCCGGGTCTTCTTCGGCCGCTACAGCAACGGGTCCAGTGGCCGCGAGCTGCAGATGCTGTCCGTCCCGGTTGTCGTGACCGGGGTTGACGTCGTGGCCAACGGTAACCCGCCGGATGAGCCTGTCGTCATATCCGCCAGCGGCAGCGCGGGAGACAACCTGATCGTCACCTTCAGGGTAGACCTCGGCGCGAACTACCACCGCACCGGGCTTTATCGCGCCGCGTCCGGGGCGCCCTTCGGCTCCGCAACGCTGGTCAAATGGTCCTTCGACCAGTCTTCGCAGGTGACGATGACGGCCTCCATTCCGCCTTCCGGTGCGCGGTTCTGGCTGCGCTCCGAAAACCAATCCCAGGTCGCGTCCGACCCGGTCGAAGTCGGCAACTATCCCGCCTGA
- a CDS encoding phage tail tube protein: MAKPTTYVGSTVAIFLESATVPGTYLRPCGLTNHTVSFTKNTTEVNVPDCDDPELPSWIERGVESLDFSGNGSGILAAEAVDEWWTAFNTAESVNARIYIGKPDDATNGRYWQGKVHVTGFEVTGERGNKAQTTVSVVSDGELTFHEAGAS, translated from the coding sequence ATGGCAAAACCAACGACTTATGTTGGCAGCACGGTTGCAATCTTCCTTGAGAGCGCAACTGTTCCCGGCACCTATCTGCGCCCCTGCGGCCTGACCAATCACACGGTTTCGTTCACGAAGAACACGACCGAGGTCAACGTGCCCGATTGTGATGATCCCGAACTGCCGTCCTGGATCGAACGCGGCGTCGAAAGTCTCGATTTCAGCGGCAACGGTTCGGGCATTCTCGCTGCGGAGGCGGTGGACGAATGGTGGACAGCGTTCAACACGGCCGAGAGCGTCAACGCCCGCATCTACATCGGCAAACCTGACGACGCGACCAATGGCCGCTACTGGCAGGGCAAGGTTCATGTGACCGGGTTCGAAGTGACCGGAGAGCGTGGCAACAAGGCGCAGACCACGGTTTCCGTCGTCTCTGACGGCGAACTGACCTTCCATGAGGCAGGGGCTTCCTGA
- a CDS encoding phage portal protein, with protein sequence MDLPRGIVDRFGRPMAALSDLTKEQRLTLQGGDLGYYVASNASGKVVTLSAALTISAVWACIVRSAQAMASLPLDLYRKTAGGRQRQDGALADLISLSPNADQTPVEFWEGMFSWMLATGNAYAEIDRVNGRPSSLMPLPATHVRPFRNKVSGELFYEVREPGTSRPRVIGREDMFHLRGWGFGGDEGMSPIRWGTQSLGAAMAADEASAKMFGSGMQASGVLKTNQRISPEQRPQLQAMMSEYAGSTKAGKLMILEAGMEFEQLTLNPDDAQMLETRRFSIEEVCRWFGVPPIVIGHSAAGQTMWGTGVEQIFLSWMQLGINPVLKKVEQRIRKQLIPLREQRDTYAEFNREAMLQMDSKAKAEFIRAMVTMGVMKPDEARDKLNIEREGGAADLLWMQGAMKPMDMILKGK encoded by the coding sequence ATGGACCTGCCGCGGGGCATCGTCGATCGCTTCGGCAGGCCGATGGCGGCGCTGTCCGATCTGACCAAGGAACAGCGCCTCACCCTGCAAGGCGGCGACCTCGGCTATTACGTCGCCAGCAATGCCTCGGGCAAGGTGGTGACGCTGTCGGCAGCGCTGACCATCTCGGCGGTTTGGGCCTGCATCGTTCGCAGCGCCCAGGCGATGGCCTCGCTGCCGCTGGACCTTTATCGCAAGACCGCTGGCGGCCGGCAGCGGCAGGACGGGGCGCTGGCCGACCTGATCAGCCTGTCGCCGAATGCCGACCAGACGCCGGTCGAGTTCTGGGAGGGCATGTTCTCCTGGATGCTGGCCACCGGCAACGCCTATGCCGAGATCGACCGGGTCAACGGCCGGCCATCCTCGCTGATGCCGCTGCCCGCCACCCATGTCCGGCCGTTCCGCAACAAGGTGAGCGGCGAGTTGTTCTACGAGGTGCGCGAGCCCGGCACGTCGCGCCCGCGCGTCATCGGCCGCGAAGACATGTTCCATCTGCGGGGCTGGGGCTTCGGCGGAGATGAGGGCATGTCGCCGATCCGCTGGGGCACGCAATCGCTTGGCGCTGCCATGGCGGCCGACGAGGCATCGGCCAAGATGTTCGGCTCGGGCATGCAGGCCTCGGGCGTGCTGAAGACCAACCAGCGCATCTCGCCCGAACAGCGCCCGCAGTTGCAGGCGATGATGAGCGAATACGCCGGCTCGACGAAGGCCGGCAAGCTGATGATCCTCGAGGCGGGGATGGAGTTCGAGCAGCTGACGCTGAACCCGGACGATGCCCAAATGCTGGAGACGCGGCGCTTCTCGATCGAGGAGGTTTGCCGCTGGTTCGGGGTTCCCCCCATCGTCATCGGTCATTCGGCCGCGGGGCAGACCATGTGGGGGACCGGGGTCGAGCAGATCTTCCTGTCCTGGATGCAGCTCGGCATCAACCCGGTGCTGAAGAAGGTCGAACAGCGGATTCGCAAGCAGCTGATCCCGCTGCGCGAGCAGCGCGACACCTACGCCGAGTTCAACCGCGAGGCCATGCTCCAGATGGACAGCAAGGCGAAGGCGGAATTCATCCGCGCGATGGTGACGATGGGCGTCATGAAGCCGGACGAGGCGCGCGACAAGCTCAATATCGAGCGCGAGGGCGGCGCTGCCGATCTGCTGTGGATGCAGGGCGCCATGAAGCCCATGGACATGATTCTCAAGGGGAAGTGA
- a CDS encoding HNH endonuclease, producing the protein MGRLKQLAPRVGSLSARVTSIGAGPDRLKRRDQIVPWRKWYKTAEWQRLRWDCLASALFTCARCGVIGQSRELVADHIRPHRGDRDLFFDPGNLQCLCATCHNRDKQAEERAGAANHSATNGDVGRG; encoded by the coding sequence ATGGGCAGGCTCAAGCAACTCGCACCGCGCGTTGGCTCGTTGTCGGCGCGCGTAACGTCCATCGGTGCCGGGCCGGATCGGCTCAAGCGCCGGGACCAGATAGTGCCATGGCGCAAGTGGTATAAGACGGCAGAGTGGCAGCGGCTCCGTTGGGATTGCCTTGCGTCTGCGCTGTTCACCTGTGCCCGCTGTGGCGTCATTGGTCAAAGCCGCGAACTGGTGGCCGACCATATCCGTCCGCATCGCGGCGACCGTGATCTGTTCTTCGATCCGGGCAATCTGCAATGCCTTTGCGCGACCTGCCACAATCGGGACAAGCAGGCAGAGGAGCGCGCAGGTGCCGCCAATCATAGCGCCACCAACGGCGATGTCGGTCGGGGTTAG
- a CDS encoding GTA-gp10 family protein — MAEPFVANWSSGEDEFLLRIGELEALDDLTEAGALDLRYRLSQGVQRGSLAYSPVKVREVMACLRLGLIGAGMDRQKADRKIKQAVEDSDISELNLLAFTILSRAFAGKEHDPVGEGEAGAAMEESASPASTAPAPRSTSRRPKSRK, encoded by the coding sequence ATGGCAGAGCCGTTCGTGGCGAACTGGTCAAGCGGGGAGGACGAATTCCTTCTCCGCATCGGCGAGCTTGAGGCATTGGACGATCTGACCGAGGCCGGGGCGCTGGACCTGCGCTATCGGCTGTCGCAGGGAGTTCAGCGCGGCAGCTTGGCCTATTCCCCGGTCAAGGTTCGCGAGGTGATGGCGTGCTTGCGCCTCGGCCTGATCGGCGCGGGCATGGACCGGCAGAAAGCCGACCGGAAGATCAAGCAGGCCGTCGAGGACTCGGATATTTCGGAACTCAACCTGCTGGCGTTCACGATCCTTTCACGTGCTTTCGCCGGTAAGGAGCACGACCCGGTGGGGGAGGGCGAGGCGGGGGCGGCGATGGAAGAATCCGCTTCTCCCGCATCTACGGCACCGGCGCCGCGCTCAACTTCACGCCGTCCCAAGTCAAGGAAATGA
- a CDS encoding head-tail connector protein, protein MIVALPDLKLHLRVDPADTEEDSIIAAFGRAAELQVRNWIGRPIYASAVDLPAPGAPGYDRYQIVADEAITVAVKMLAERMYEDRGGEGGTSDDAVPPVTVRALLSGYRVFHPVPEPQVGTP, encoded by the coding sequence ATGATCGTTGCTCTGCCCGATCTGAAGCTGCACCTACGGGTCGATCCAGCGGATACCGAGGAGGATTCGATCATCGCTGCGTTCGGCCGGGCTGCCGAACTTCAGGTGCGGAACTGGATCGGGCGGCCCATTTATGCCTCGGCGGTCGATTTGCCGGCGCCGGGCGCGCCGGGCTATGATCGCTATCAGATCGTCGCGGACGAGGCGATCACGGTGGCCGTCAAGATGCTGGCTGAGCGAATGTACGAGGATCGCGGCGGCGAGGGCGGCACCTCGGATGATGCCGTGCCGCCGGTGACCGTTCGCGCGTTGCTTTCCGGGTATCGGGTGTTTCACCCGGTGCCGGAGCCGCAGGTCGGCACCCCATGA
- a CDS encoding DUF6950 family protein, whose protein sequence is MADRLAAFVGATAARPWDWAAENCTFWVADWGLVRWGVDFAARYRGRCRSEEDADALVGGDLVALVSPEIPLPRKDAPAEGDIGVIEFRGRQVSAIWSGSHWLIRTPRGVAMVRARAIAIWGD, encoded by the coding sequence ATGGCTGATCGGCTAGCGGCCTTTGTCGGGGCCACCGCCGCGCGGCCCTGGGACTGGGCCGCCGAGAACTGCACCTTCTGGGTCGCGGATTGGGGGCTGGTGCGCTGGGGCGTGGATTTCGCCGCCCGGTATCGCGGCAGGTGCCGCAGCGAGGAGGATGCCGACGCGCTGGTGGGTGGTGATCTGGTCGCGCTGGTCAGCCCGGAAATCCCGCTGCCGCGCAAGGATGCCCCGGCCGAGGGCGATATCGGCGTCATCGAATTCCGGGGCCGTCAGGTCTCTGCCATCTGGTCCGGCAGCCATTGGCTGATCAGGACGCCCCGCGGCGTTGCCATGGTGCGCGCCAGGGCAATCGCAATCTGGGGTGATTGA